In Vulpes lagopus strain Blue_001 chromosome 4, ASM1834538v1, whole genome shotgun sequence, the DNA window TCATGTTAAAAACTATACTCTTTTTCAGCCCTCGCTGTATGTTCTCcctcaagtattttttttgttttgttttgttttttttgtataagGTGAATGAAACCACTCTATATACAGCCACATAAACCAAAAACCTGGAAAGCATCCAAGACCTGCTTTTGGcatcagcacacacacacacaacatcaCCAACTACTGATAATTGTGTGTCATACACAATGTgtcatccccatccccatggcTATCTCCCTAGGCCAAGTACTGATTATCTCTCACTGGAACACATCAGTTCTTCAGATAGCTTGGCCTCATTGTTTCcaatagtattttaaatagtCTTCTACACCAAAGAAATAGTCTTTGTAACCACATATTTAGTCACATAATTCTAGTCTTTATTCAAAAGGAAGGCCAACATCCTTGACATGGTAAAGAAGCTTGTgaatctttttgttcttttgcctTTCCCTCCTCATGCCCTAGGGGACAGCTTGGCATGTCCTATCCACCATACATCCTCCTAAAGAGTGCTTAAGTATCTAATCATTGTGAAGCCTGTACCAATTCCTCTTCAGAATGATCTATCACACCCTCCTTCAGTACCATGGTATACCATGCACACTTCTATCACAACCCTATATGGTTTATTTGCATGGCTCACTTTGAGGGAGACTATAAGGCCCCATAAGATCAAGGCAGTATCTCATTAATCTTTGCTTCCTCAGTGTCTAGGATGGTGCCCACATAAAacagatactcagtaaatgtaaATTGAATGAGTGCATTAGTAAAAGGATGACTTAAATCATACAGTATCTACATGTAGATAATTATGGCTCTAAAGTATCCATATTAAACTGGAAAtcctcttaatatttattttattctccaatTTCAGGTAGTCAAATTTATCTTAAAAgcttcagttaattttttaacCACTATATATAGCttctaaacttttctttttcactccttCAAAGTTTCAGGCCATTTATTCCTTGAGCTTCTTTCTTCTGCTCATAGAAATACATAGGCTTTGAGTCCTTGACTAGGCTATGAGCCAAAAACCATAGGCATATATCCTTCCTTCCCTTATTAACAGAGAACTACATTTTTCACACATTAACAATATACTTCTCCACTTTTAAGTAAAGAACCAACTGTGATCTGATAAATGAGTTTTGGATGTTTCTCTCCAAAAATTGCCCATtgagaaaatacacataaatacacatacaagCACATGTAGGACTGACACATATAAGAGAGACAATCAGAGAAATTCTCAAGAAATCTTCTGTTTATGTTTTATAATGTGAATATAAAGTCAACACCTCAGTCCAAGGCATTATTATATTAGAAGTTTCACTGAACTTCATGAGTATATCCTAGCAAAAATGTGCTGTCCTCCAAACCCCAAGGCTTCTATCAGACATGACTTCAAGGCCAGTTTTACTCTGGTTTCTGTTTTCCCTTACTTCTAAAACTCCACGTAAAAACCTCAGGTACTACATGGAGAGGACTCAGCACAGTGTGAGAAGGTTGATAGAAGAGTTTTTCTTATCTACCAACACCCAATATAGAATTAtctaaggaggaaagaaaaaaaaaactaatgccaACTTTCAACCCATTTTCTCCTAAAGATGATGCTCTGCCTTCTACAAGCTCCACAAATTCCTTTGGGACAAGATGGAGATCCAGGAACCCATCACCATCCAAATATTTGGAGGGTATAATTTACAATGTGGCCCCAGGAGTATGTTTAATCTTATTACTATACAAGTTTCACATGTATGGATCCAGCTGGGTATTAAGTCATCATTTGCCAGCTCCTTTTCTTCTGAATGTCTATCCCCAGggccagagaaatggaaacagaaagacAACTTTTGGTTCTCCTGGTAGAGATGAGTATCTTTGTCTCATCTCCCACAGGGACACTCAGGGAAATCTGGGTGGGCTTGGATCAAGGTGAGCTTGCTATAAAACCTTTACTGCTCATGTTCATGATGAGCAGGTCCTAGCACCTGTATCAGTCTGTGTCAAGGGAACAGCGACAAGCCCTGCACCTGAAATCCCTCTTTTGGAGACAGGTGGAGGGTGCAAGATCGTCAGCTCTCACCTTCAAAATCGCAGCTGACTTCTGTGCAAATTCTTCTAAATCTAATCCTATCTCTGAGATTAGACAAAGCTTGGTATCACAGTGAGTAAGGGGCCTTTTTCAAAGTGTGGTAGTTGTGAGAAGCTGGGGTCTGGAGAAAGGATGCTCCAGAAATTAGCATCCTGAACAAGAGGTCAGGATGGGCAGGCAGTGTTCTGGTCTTAAGATAGGGTTGAAATTTTTCAGATCTGGAATCATAAACTGCTTATTGAGAATGATCATGTATATCATGAATTGTCGAAGCATAGGTGTATATAATTGGTTCTATGGAACATTTCAAGATTTCCCTTTCTGTCATCCCTGTGGCTGTGTGATTGGTAGAGTGGCAgccagaagaaatgaaagaagagtcaAAAGACTTGATTAAATTCTGGGATAGGGACTTTGGATGTTATTCCTAATGTAGTGCCTTCTACTCATcaatccacccacccatccatcgaCCCACCCGTCTATCTACCAACCCATCCATCCAACAAATGGGTGCTATATTAGGTACTGTCCaaaaggggggagggcagaaatAGCATCTACAGAGAACCAGGGAAGCAGTCCTGCAAGAGGGTAAAGTGCGACAGAAGTAGCAACATTATGTAGTTGAGTCTTCTGATAACCACTTGCCCTGACCCTATACCATAAATTGCTTCTATGAATGCTGACCAGATTAGTGATGTTGCTCTGTTTATGCTCAAAAGGGAAATAGATTTTCTTGGAAGTAAAAAATTAGTGCCAACTTCATTTGCTGAAACCCTAAAGTTTTAGTGAACTTTAAAACTTAGTGAACTTTAGTGAACCTAAAGTTAGggaacagagagggaaacagaccTCCTTGaggtttcatttataaatattattccctaattcattcattcatttatgtactctatcatttgttgagcacctgctatgtgcaaTATACTCtgcaatttataaaataagagcaaaccaaatgataaaaaaaaagtgggaataaaatttaaaactaaatcaattagaaagaaaaagtatatgaTAATATGGCTATGGGACttccccaaaatgaaataattagtcattctggaaaataaatgatTCTGTGGCTGCAATCACAGTAGTGAAAATAGGGATCTTTAATCAAAGTCAAATAAAATTCTGTAGAAATCAAAATAGTACATGAAATCTTGTGTTCACCTATTCTTACTTGAATaggttttctttctgctttacTGTAGATTAAAGGATTTGACATAATGGCTCTAAAAAGGATTGCCAGCTGAGGTAACACACAGCATATACCTTAAACCCCCTCTTTCTGTTGAATAACTAACCCAGACCTGTGTTCACTCCTCAGGACACAGCCTACTGCAGCAGCAGAGACTGATAAAGACACTGTTACCAGGGAATGACAGAAAATCAAACATGGGTCCCAGAATTCATTCTGCTGGGATTCCCACTCAGCCCAAAGCTGCGGGTGTTCCTCTTTGGGCTCTTCACCCTGTTCTACGCCTTCACCCTCCTGGGGAACAGCATCATCCTGGGGCTCATCTCACTGGACTCCCGACtgcacacccccatgtacttttTCCTCTCCCACCTGGCCATCGTTGATATAGCCTATGCTTCAAATAATGTCCCAAAGATGCTGGCAAACCTTCTAAACAAGGAAAAAACTATCTCCTTTGTCCCATGCATAATGCAGACCTTTTTATACATGGCTTTTGCTCACACGGAGTGTCTCATCTTAGTAATGATGTCCTATGACCGGTACGTGGCAATCTGCCATCCCCTACATTACTCTGTCATCATGAGCTGGAGAGTGTGCACTGTTCAGGCTGTCACTTCCTGGGCATGtggctccctgctggccctggTCCATGTGATTCTCATCCTGAGGCTGCCCTTCTGTGGGCCTCATGAAATCAACCACTTCTTCTGTGAAATCCTGTCTGTCCTCAAGCTGGCCTGTGCCGACACTAGGCTCAACCAAGTGGTCATTTTTGCTGCTTCTGTGTTTATCTTAGTGGGGCCCCTCTGCTTGGTGCTGGTGTCCTACTCGCGCATCCTGTTGGCCATCCTGAGGATCCAGTCTGGGGAAGGCCGCAGAAAAGCCTTCTCCACCTGTTCCTCCCACCTCTGTGTGGTGGGGCTCTTCTTTGGCAGCGCCATT includes these proteins:
- the LOC121489933 gene encoding olfactory receptor 2A5, which translates into the protein MTENQTWVPEFILLGFPLSPKLRVFLFGLFTLFYAFTLLGNSIILGLISLDSRLHTPMYFFLSHLAIVDIAYASNNVPKMLANLLNKEKTISFVPCIMQTFLYMAFAHTECLILVMMSYDRYVAICHPLHYSVIMSWRVCTVQAVTSWACGSLLALVHVILILRLPFCGPHEINHFFCEILSVLKLACADTRLNQVVIFAASVFILVGPLCLVLVSYSRILLAILRIQSGEGRRKAFSTCSSHLCVVGLFFGSAIVMYMAPKSNHPEEQQKILSLFYSLFNPMLNPLIYSLRNAEVKGALKRVLWKERSL